A region of Aliivibrio fischeri DNA encodes the following proteins:
- a CDS encoding GrxA family glutaredoxin, translated as MFVVIFGRPGCPFCVRAKEHAETLTEKRDDFKFRYVDIHAEGISKADLEKTVGKPVETVPQIFIDEKHIGGCTEFEAYAKENLGLFD; from the coding sequence ATGTTTGTTGTTATTTTTGGTCGTCCTGGTTGTCCATTCTGTGTTCGAGCTAAAGAGCACGCTGAAACGCTAACTGAAAAACGTGATGATTTTAAATTCCGCTACGTTGATATTCACGCTGAAGGTATCTCAAAAGCAGACTTAGAAAAGACAGTAGGTAAACCAGTTGAAACGGTTCCTCAAATCTTTATCGATGAAAAACACATTGGCGGCTGTACTGAATTTGAAGCGTACGCAAAAGAAAATTTAGGTCTTTTTGATTAA
- a CDS encoding MurR/RpiR family transcriptional regulator: protein MNTIEKIQNNLDNFSKSERKVAEVIMASPQTAIHSSIATLAKMADVSEPTVNRFCRRLDTKGFPDFKLHLAQSLANGTPYVNRNVEENDGPDAYTHKIFESTMACLDVAKNSLDPMQVNRAVDLLTQAKKISFFGLGASASVAHDAMNKFFRFNIPIACFDDIVMQRMSCINSTENDVVVLISHTGRTKSLVEIAELAKSNGATVIAITAKDSPLEKMASLAICLDVPEDTDVYMPMASRVVQMTVIDVLATGFTLRRGVGFRDNLKRVKEALKDSRYGKDERYQ from the coding sequence ATGAATACCATTGAGAAAATACAAAATAATTTAGATAACTTCAGCAAATCAGAGCGCAAAGTAGCTGAAGTAATTATGGCCTCACCTCAAACAGCAATTCATTCAAGTATTGCCACTTTAGCTAAAATGGCTGACGTTAGTGAGCCAACGGTAAACCGTTTTTGCCGTCGATTAGATACAAAAGGCTTCCCAGACTTTAAACTTCACCTTGCACAAAGCCTTGCCAATGGTACTCCTTATGTAAACCGTAATGTTGAAGAAAACGATGGTCCAGATGCATATACGCATAAGATCTTCGAATCAACAATGGCATGTCTTGATGTAGCTAAAAATAGCTTAGATCCAATGCAGGTAAACCGTGCAGTTGACCTTCTAACACAAGCGAAAAAAATCTCTTTCTTTGGTCTAGGTGCATCAGCTTCTGTAGCGCACGATGCCATGAACAAATTTTTCCGATTTAACATCCCTATCGCTTGTTTTGATGACATCGTGATGCAACGCATGAGCTGCATCAATAGCACAGAGAATGATGTAGTCGTGTTAATCTCACACACAGGTCGCACTAAAAGCTTGGTTGAAATCGCAGAGCTTGCTAAATCAAACGGCGCAACGGTTATTGCGATTACTGCAAAGGATTCACCTCTTGAAAAAATGGCATCTTTAGCTATTTGTTTAGATGTGCCGGAAGATACTGACGTATATATGCCAATGGCAAGTCGTGTTGTTCAAATGACCGTTATTGATGTTCTAGCAACTGGCTTCACATTACGCCGTGGTGTTGGTTTTAGAGATAATCTGAAACGAGTTAAAGAAGCACTTAAAGATTCTCGCTACGGAAAAGATGAACGTTACCAATAG
- the panP gene encoding pyridoxal-dependent aspartate 1-decarboxylase PanP gives MVTDNKTADASFESLLRIFTVPEAPDSTLGIIEKELSQNLNQFLREHIVAEEKPLTEIEKDFTDSSMPESPTYVSEHTEHLLDTLVSQSVHTSAPSFIGHMTSALPYFLMPLSKIMIALNQNLVKIETSKAFTPLERQVLGMLHRLIFGQKDSFYQHWMHSADHSLGAFCSGGTIANITALWVARNRLLKPEGDFEGIAKQGLFAALMHYKCNGLAIFVSERGHYSLKKAADVLGIGQDGVIAVKTDNNNRVCLDDLELKISQAKAKNIKPLAIVGVAGTTETGSIDPLRELANVAQREGCHFHVDAAWGGATLMSNTYRHLLDGIDLADSVTIDAHKQLYVPMGAGMVIFKDPELMSSIQHHAEYILRKGSKDLGRHTLEGSRSGMAMLLYSCFNVISRPGYELLINQSIEKAHYFADLIQQQDDFELITEPELCLLTYRYVPSNVKAALAIATDEQKLEIYEHLDNLTKYIQKTQRETGKSFVSRTRLTPEAYQHQPTIVFRVVLANPLTTKEILQNVLIEQREIASSSEISLPLLNQIVDNILH, from the coding sequence ATGGTAACAGACAACAAAACAGCAGATGCGAGCTTTGAAAGCCTGCTGCGAATTTTTACTGTTCCGGAAGCTCCCGATTCGACTCTTGGAATAATTGAAAAAGAACTTTCACAGAACTTAAATCAATTTTTGAGAGAGCATATTGTTGCCGAAGAAAAGCCATTGACGGAAATCGAAAAAGATTTTACCGATTCATCAATGCCTGAATCGCCAACCTATGTATCCGAACATACTGAGCACCTGTTAGATACCCTTGTATCTCAATCCGTTCATACCTCTGCACCAAGCTTTATTGGCCACATGACATCGGCATTGCCTTACTTTTTAATGCCACTTTCAAAAATCATGATTGCCCTAAACCAAAACTTGGTAAAAATTGAAACATCAAAAGCATTTACCCCGTTAGAGCGTCAAGTGCTTGGTATGTTGCACCGTCTAATTTTCGGTCAAAAAGACAGTTTCTATCAACACTGGATGCACAGTGCTGATCATTCTCTGGGTGCTTTTTGTTCAGGCGGCACCATTGCCAATATTACAGCGTTATGGGTTGCAAGAAATCGCCTATTAAAACCAGAAGGTGATTTTGAAGGTATTGCCAAACAAGGACTTTTTGCCGCTCTTATGCATTATAAGTGCAATGGGTTAGCTATTTTCGTTTCAGAACGTGGTCACTACTCACTCAAAAAAGCAGCCGATGTATTAGGGATTGGTCAAGATGGTGTTATTGCCGTAAAAACTGACAACAACAACCGTGTTTGCCTTGATGATTTAGAGCTTAAAATTTCCCAAGCAAAAGCGAAAAACATTAAGCCACTAGCTATTGTTGGTGTTGCAGGTACCACAGAAACAGGTTCAATTGACCCACTGCGTGAGTTAGCAAACGTTGCTCAACGTGAAGGATGTCATTTCCATGTGGATGCCGCTTGGGGCGGTGCAACGTTAATGTCGAATACGTACCGACACCTTTTAGATGGTATTGATTTAGCCGATTCCGTAACGATTGATGCACACAAACAACTATACGTACCAATGGGTGCTGGTATGGTTATTTTTAAAGATCCTGAGTTAATGTCTTCTATCCAGCATCATGCTGAGTACATTCTTCGTAAAGGGTCTAAAGATTTAGGTCGTCACACACTTGAAGGTTCTCGAAGTGGTATGGCGATGTTGCTTTATTCTTGTTTCAACGTGATCAGTCGCCCTGGTTATGAATTATTAATCAACCAAAGTATTGAAAAAGCACACTACTTCGCTGATTTAATTCAACAGCAAGATGACTTTGAACTGATAACAGAACCTGAGCTGTGTTTGCTGACTTATCGTTATGTTCCAAGTAATGTAAAAGCGGCACTGGCCATTGCGACTGACGAGCAAAAGCTTGAGATTTATGAACACTTGGATAATCTCACCAAGTACATTCAAAAAACGCAACGTGAAACTGGGAAATCTTTTGTTTCTCGAACTCGATTAACACCTGAAGCTTATCAGCATCAACCAACCATCGTTTTCAGAGTCGTATTGGCAAACCCATTAACAACAAAAGAAATACTGCAAAATGTCTTAATTGAGCAAAGAGAAATTGCGAGCAGCAGTGAAATATCTTTACCTCTTTTAAACCAAATTGTAGACAACATTCTTCACTAA
- a CDS encoding lysine exporter LysO family protein, translating to MFSGMLFVFLPLLLGYLIPLHTKKPLQHINAATSHLVTVILALMGLSLAALDNLAQNLNQILTITVTFFIAISVCNLAILPIMDKLFPLNSEGNKNSLPLFKMILESAKLLLAVAGGLVFGLLSGIDLSWVEQASEIILLLLLFLIGIQLRNSGLTLRQILLNKHGIIIAAVIMSTSFVGGIIGALILDIPLPHGLAMASGFGWYSLAGILMGDALGPVYGGAAFLNELFRELVALLLIPTLIHRYPVTSIGYAGATAMDFTLPVIQNCGGIRCVPIAIVSGFILSLSVPFLMLFFVSL from the coding sequence ATGTTTTCGGGAATGTTATTCGTTTTTTTACCACTGCTTTTAGGCTATTTAATCCCTCTTCATACGAAGAAGCCGCTTCAACATATTAATGCTGCAACAAGTCACCTAGTTACCGTTATCCTAGCACTTATGGGCTTAAGTCTTGCTGCTCTGGATAATCTTGCTCAAAACCTCAATCAAATCTTAACGATTACGGTTACTTTCTTTATCGCAATTAGTGTATGTAACTTAGCTATTCTTCCTATTATGGATAAGCTCTTTCCGCTAAATTCAGAAGGGAATAAAAACTCACTTCCACTATTTAAAATGATCCTAGAATCAGCAAAGCTGCTCTTAGCGGTTGCAGGAGGTCTAGTATTTGGCTTACTTTCTGGTATCGATTTAAGTTGGGTTGAGCAAGCCAGTGAGATCATCCTATTACTTCTATTATTTTTAATTGGTATTCAATTACGTAATAGTGGCCTTACACTTCGCCAGATCCTATTAAATAAGCACGGTATTATTATTGCCGCAGTTATTATGTCTACTTCTTTTGTTGGTGGCATCATTGGTGCTCTTATTCTTGATATCCCATTACCACACGGCTTAGCAATGGCTTCTGGTTTTGGATGGTATTCACTTGCTGGCATCTTAATGGGTGATGCTTTAGGTCCAGTATATGGTGGCGCGGCTTTCTTAAATGAACTTTTCCGTGAGTTGGTCGCTCTACTACTAATCCCAACCTTAATTCATCGCTATCCAGTCACCTCTATTGGTTACGCTGGAGCAACAGCAATGGATTTCACACTTCCTGTTATTCAAAATTGTGGCGGGATTCGCTGTGTTCCTATTGCTATTGTCAGTGGTTTTATACTGAGTCTCTCAGTTCCTTTTTTGATGCTGTTCTTCGTTTCTCTTTAA